A portion of the Roseibium salinum genome contains these proteins:
- a CDS encoding 3-keto-5-aminohexanoate cleavage protein, which yields MSEKIIITCAITGSIHTPTMSPHLPVTAAEITGQSIGAAEAGAAILHLHARNPATGQPSARAEDFMAFLPDIKAGCGAVLNLTTGGSAVMSLEERLDGPLKAEPEMCSLNMGTMNFALYPLADRYDTWLHDWERPFLQDSDDLVFKNTPRDIAQVLVRMGRERGARFEFECYEVGHLYMLRHFADRGLIEPPYFIQFVFGVLGGIGADPENFHHMKRMADKLFGDDYLFSVLAAGRQQIPFATMAASMGGHVRVGLEDNLYIAKGELARSNAEQVGKIRRIAEELGRRIASPDDARQMLGLKGADKTAF from the coding sequence ATGTCAGAAAAAATCATCATAACCTGTGCGATCACCGGCTCCATTCACACGCCCACCATGTCGCCCCACCTGCCGGTAACGGCCGCGGAAATCACCGGGCAGTCCATCGGCGCGGCCGAGGCCGGCGCGGCGATCCTGCATCTGCATGCCCGCAACCCGGCAACCGGGCAGCCCTCCGCCAGGGCGGAGGACTTCATGGCGTTTCTCCCGGACATCAAGGCTGGATGTGGCGCGGTGCTCAACCTCACCACCGGCGGCAGCGCCGTCATGAGCCTGGAGGAACGCCTCGACGGGCCGTTGAAGGCGGAACCGGAAATGTGCTCGCTCAACATGGGCACGATGAATTTCGCCCTTTACCCGCTCGCCGACCGCTATGACACCTGGTTGCATGACTGGGAGCGGCCGTTTCTGCAAGATTCCGACGACCTGGTGTTCAAGAACACACCCCGTGACATCGCACAGGTTCTGGTGCGGATGGGCCGGGAACGCGGCGCGCGTTTCGAATTCGAGTGCTACGAAGTCGGCCACCTCTACATGCTGCGCCACTTCGCCGACCGGGGCCTGATCGAGCCGCCTTATTTCATCCAGTTCGTCTTCGGCGTCCTGGGCGGCATCGGCGCCGATCCGGAAAATTTCCATCACATGAAGCGGATGGCCGACAAGTTGTTCGGCGACGATTACCTCTTCTCCGTGCTGGCCGCCGGGCGTCAGCAGATCCCCTTTGCGACCATGGCCGCCAGCATGGGCGGCCATGTGCGGGTGGGACTGGAGGACAATCTCTATATCGCCAAGGGCGAACTGGCCCGGTCGAACGCCGAGCAGGTCGGCAAGATCCGGAGAATTGCGGAAGAACTCGGCCGCCGGATTGCCTCGCCCGACGATGCCCGGCAAATGCTCGGCCTCAAGGGCGCGGACAAGACGGCGTTCTGA
- a CDS encoding aspartate aminotransferase family protein — MSRPETSHLFYQSRQRRPMLDQARGVYMWDVDGKRYLDGSSGAMVCNIGHSNPRVLGAMRKQMDKATFGYRLHFETEPAEFLAAKTASLAPEGLDKVFFVSGGSEAVESAIKLARQNAIAIGEAGRYKVISRDPSYHGCTLGALALTGYAPLADPFEPMMRVMPKIPAPRAYLDGLDPDDEATGRHYADMLEQKILAEDPETVLAFIVEPIGGASTGALVPPRGYMRRIREICSRYGILLIHDEVMSGGGRTGRFFAAEHWDVDPDILVISKGFAAGYAPLGAMVAHKDIVANVLDAGGFLHGFTYAGNPLACAAGLAVVEEIEREGLIRNAADTGALLKSELNKLMDRYSIIGDVRGEGLLLAFELVEDRATQQPLAKELNAFNELVDIAYENGLIIYSRRTRGGHSGDHFLIAPPMISTADHVGEIIEGLDLSLRQFLDRISQQRARAS; from the coding sequence ATGAGCCGGCCGGAAACCTCCCATCTTTTCTACCAGTCCCGGCAGCGCCGGCCGATGCTCGATCAGGCCCGGGGCGTCTATATGTGGGACGTCGACGGCAAGCGGTACCTGGACGGATCGTCCGGCGCCATGGTCTGCAATATCGGCCATTCCAACCCGCGCGTCCTGGGCGCCATGCGCAAGCAGATGGATAAGGCGACCTTCGGCTACCGGCTGCATTTCGAGACCGAGCCGGCCGAGTTTCTGGCCGCCAAGACCGCTTCCCTGGCGCCTGAGGGACTGGATAAGGTCTTCTTCGTTTCCGGCGGGTCCGAGGCGGTCGAAAGCGCCATCAAGCTGGCGCGCCAGAACGCGATCGCGATCGGCGAGGCTGGCCGCTACAAGGTTATTTCCAGGGATCCCAGCTATCACGGCTGCACGCTCGGCGCCCTGGCGCTGACCGGCTATGCGCCGCTGGCCGATCCGTTCGAACCGATGATGCGCGTGATGCCGAAAATCCCGGCGCCGCGCGCCTATCTCGACGGTCTTGACCCGGACGACGAGGCGACCGGCCGCCATTACGCCGACATGCTGGAGCAAAAGATCCTGGCGGAAGACCCCGAAACGGTCCTTGCCTTCATCGTCGAGCCGATCGGCGGCGCCTCCACCGGCGCGCTGGTGCCGCCCAGGGGCTATATGCGGCGCATCCGCGAGATCTGCAGCAGGTACGGCATCCTGCTGATCCACGACGAAGTCATGTCCGGCGGCGGGCGGACCGGCCGGTTCTTTGCCGCCGAGCACTGGGATGTCGATCCCGACATTCTCGTGATCTCCAAGGGTTTTGCCGCCGGTTACGCGCCGCTCGGGGCCATGGTGGCCCACAAGGATATCGTCGCCAACGTCCTGGACGCGGGCGGCTTCCTGCACGGTTTCACCTATGCGGGCAATCCGCTCGCCTGCGCCGCCGGTCTTGCGGTCGTGGAGGAAATCGAGCGGGAGGGACTGATCCGGAACGCCGCCGACACGGGCGCGCTTCTAAAGAGCGAGCTCAACAAGCTGATGGACCGCTATTCCATCATCGGCGACGTGCGCGGCGAAGGCCTGCTTCTGGCCTTCGAACTGGTCGAGGACCGGGCGACACAGCAGCCTCTTGCGAAGGAGCTCAATGCCTTCAACGAGCTGGTCGACATCGCCTATGAAAACGGCCTCATCATCTATTCGCGTCGCACCCGTGGCGGCCACAGCGGCGACCACTTCCTCATCGCGCCGCCGATGATTTCGACCGCGGACCACGTGGGGGAAATCATCGAGGGTCTGGACCTTTCCCTCCGCCAGTTTCTCGACAGGATTTCGCAGCAACGAGCCAGGGCCAGTTAA
- a CDS encoding ABC transporter ATP-binding protein, with the protein MSAVSLTSIVKKFGGFTAVHRMNMEIPDGSFVTLLGPSGCGKTTTLRMIAGLIDPTEGDITIKGQRINDVPIHKRNLGLVFQNYALFPHKTIAENVAFGLKYRNLSRADAEQKVKDALELVQLPDVGGRYPKQLSGGQQQRIALARAIVIEPDVLLLDEPLSALDANLREDMRVELKRIQHRIGITTVFVTHDQSEALAMSDQVVVMSNGRVEQVGTPEEVYNTPASEFVSRFLGISNILAATCRNIDGSGLELELPAFGRITVPKERAPNVGSTGPAQLVIRAEKLLLTEKSAPADERVAMDGVVEAVDYQGQAARYFVRIGDHHLQVLNMIDQYPFQEGAEVSVRFRPRDCAALPGATA; encoded by the coding sequence GTGAGCGCAGTTTCCCTCACCAGTATCGTCAAGAAGTTCGGCGGCTTCACCGCCGTTCACCGGATGAACATGGAGATTCCGGACGGCAGTTTCGTGACGCTGCTCGGCCCCTCCGGATGCGGTAAGACGACGACCCTCAGGATGATTGCGGGCCTCATCGACCCTACCGAGGGCGACATCACCATCAAGGGCCAGCGCATCAACGACGTGCCGATCCACAAGCGCAATCTCGGTCTGGTGTTTCAGAACTATGCGCTGTTCCCGCACAAGACGATCGCCGAAAACGTCGCCTTCGGACTGAAATACCGCAACCTTTCGAGGGCGGATGCGGAACAGAAGGTCAAGGACGCGCTGGAACTCGTGCAGCTTCCCGACGTCGGCGGCCGCTACCCGAAGCAGCTTTCCGGCGGCCAGCAGCAGCGCATCGCCCTGGCCCGCGCGATCGTCATCGAGCCGGACGTGCTTCTTCTCGACGAGCCGCTGTCCGCGCTGGATGCCAACCTTCGCGAAGACATGCGGGTGGAACTCAAGCGTATTCAGCACCGGATCGGCATCACCACGGTCTTCGTCACCCACGACCAGTCCGAGGCGCTCGCCATGTCCGACCAGGTTGTCGTCATGTCCAACGGGCGCGTGGAGCAGGTCGGGACACCGGAAGAAGTTTACAACACACCCGCCAGCGAGTTCGTGTCACGGTTCCTCGGGATCTCGAACATCCTCGCCGCCACCTGCAGGAACATCGACGGTAGCGGACTGGAGCTCGAACTTCCCGCCTTCGGCCGGATCACCGTGCCGAAGGAGCGCGCGCCGAATGTCGGCAGTACGGGGCCGGCGCAACTGGTCATCCGTGCCGAAAAACTGCTGCTGACGGAGAAATCCGCGCCGGCGGACGAACGGGTAGCGATGGACGGCGTCGTTGAGGCGGTCGACTATCAGGGCCAGGCTGCGCGGTATTTCGTGCGTATCGGTGATCATCACCTTCAGGTACTCAACATGATCGACCAGTATCCGTTTCAGGAAGGTGCCGAGGTTTCGGTGCGCTTCCGTCCGCGCGACTGCGCGGCCCTGCCGGGAGCAACCGCATGA
- a CDS encoding extracellular solute-binding protein yields MDNTKRYERLRERYLNGDLDRRKFLGLIGAAGLAYGVQTPFARQALAAVEEVRFDGWGGVVSEAFRKHAFDPYTEKTGIKVVDGTFGGGDEYLSRVKASQEGEYNIAHLSGVFDYARYVNLGLNSTLNEENIPNLQYVIPKLTDVFRNVTDGKLSCVPYDYGTTGIAYNRKHISDEEAKEKGAKLLIDEAYKGKIGGWSDWRTRVWYASLQTDQDPNGATDMDAVWDAVRTNRDLLLKYWQSGAELMSLLAEEEIYVTEGWSGRIYALQEQGHDIGYIDPPNGFGWQECLFVIKGSPMAACEELLNFMLAPETSIAVAEGQNYPPALDPTKVDLGEKIPTLPAFDPTGKLDGLTFADPKYWNSHEQEWSKTFGRIQKGY; encoded by the coding sequence ATGGACAACACGAAACGCTACGAACGCTTGCGCGAACGCTATCTGAACGGCGATCTCGACCGCCGCAAGTTCCTTGGTCTGATCGGGGCCGCCGGCCTCGCCTATGGCGTCCAGACGCCCTTTGCCCGCCAGGCACTGGCGGCGGTGGAGGAAGTCCGGTTCGACGGCTGGGGCGGCGTCGTTTCCGAAGCCTTCCGCAAGCACGCATTCGATCCCTATACGGAAAAGACGGGCATCAAGGTCGTCGACGGTACGTTCGGCGGCGGCGACGAGTATCTGTCGCGCGTGAAGGCCAGCCAGGAAGGCGAATACAACATCGCACACCTTTCCGGCGTTTTCGATTACGCGCGCTACGTCAATCTCGGACTGAATTCCACCCTCAACGAGGAAAACATTCCGAACCTTCAATACGTCATCCCCAAGCTCACCGACGTGTTTCGCAACGTGACCGACGGCAAGCTTTCCTGCGTGCCCTACGACTACGGCACCACGGGCATTGCCTATAACCGGAAGCATATCTCCGACGAGGAAGCCAAGGAGAAGGGGGCAAAGCTCCTGATCGATGAAGCCTACAAGGGCAAGATCGGCGGCTGGTCCGACTGGCGCACCCGCGTCTGGTACGCCTCCCTGCAGACGGATCAGGACCCCAACGGCGCCACCGACATGGATGCAGTCTGGGATGCCGTGCGCACCAACCGCGATCTTCTCCTGAAATACTGGCAGTCGGGCGCCGAACTGATGAGCCTGCTTGCCGAAGAGGAGATCTACGTCACGGAAGGCTGGTCCGGCCGCATCTACGCTCTGCAGGAACAGGGCCACGACATCGGCTATATCGATCCGCCGAATGGCTTCGGCTGGCAGGAATGCCTGTTCGTCATCAAGGGTTCGCCCATGGCGGCCTGCGAGGAACTGCTCAACTTCATGCTTGCCCCTGAAACCTCCATTGCGGTTGCCGAAGGTCAGAACTATCCGCCGGCGCTCGACCCGACCAAGGTGGATCTCGGCGAGAAGATCCCGACGCTGCCGGCCTTCGACCCGACCGGCAAGCTGGACGGCCTGACCTTCGCCGATCCGAAATACTGGAACTCTCACGAACAGGAATGGTCGAAGACCTTCGGCCGGATCCAGAAGGGCTACTGA
- a CDS encoding ABC transporter permease, with protein sequence MGWSLIRAYTMLVYLFMFLPVAVVVLLSFNASQFGSFPMTGFSFRWFVELAQNEAILRAFRTSILLGALTAVISTTLGVLASLALVRYNVPGRNMISTLLIAPILVPEVVLAVALLLFLNFLSINKSFFLLLMGHVIFTLPFVILVVQARLVGIRRDYEEAARSLGASPSQTFLQITLPLLAPAVFAGMLFAFTISFDDITGTLFWKPGGVETVPTQIFAMLRNSISPEINALGTVMIFLTVGLPLLGLAIARRMAMQRGG encoded by the coding sequence ATGGGATGGTCGCTGATCCGGGCTTATACGATGCTCGTCTACCTGTTCATGTTCCTGCCCGTGGCCGTTGTCGTGCTTCTCAGCTTCAACGCAAGTCAGTTCGGCAGCTTTCCGATGACCGGCTTTTCCTTCCGCTGGTTCGTCGAGCTGGCCCAGAACGAAGCGATCCTGAGGGCGTTCCGGACCTCGATCCTGCTCGGCGCACTGACGGCGGTGATCTCCACCACGCTCGGCGTTCTGGCGAGCCTCGCGCTGGTGCGCTACAACGTGCCCGGCCGCAACATGATCTCCACGCTGCTGATCGCGCCCATCCTGGTGCCCGAAGTGGTTCTGGCGGTCGCCCTGCTGCTGTTCCTGAATTTCCTCTCCATCAACAAGAGCTTCTTCCTCCTGCTGATGGGGCACGTGATCTTCACGCTGCCCTTCGTCATCCTCGTGGTTCAGGCCCGCCTCGTCGGCATAAGGCGCGACTATGAGGAAGCCGCCCGCAGTCTCGGGGCCAGCCCGTCCCAGACGTTCCTGCAGATCACCCTGCCGCTTCTGGCGCCGGCCGTCTTCGCGGGAATGCTGTTCGCCTTCACCATCAGCTTCGACGACATTACGGGCACCTTGTTCTGGAAGCCGGGCGGGGTGGAAACCGTGCCGACCCAGATCTTCGCCATGCTGCGCAATTCCATCTCTCCGGAAATCAATGCGCTTGGCACCGTGATGATCTTTCTCACCGTCGGATTGCCGCTTCTGGGACTGGCAATCGCCCGGCGGATGGCCATGCAGCGCGGCGGATAG
- a CDS encoding ABC transporter permease: MSVEARERRQPWILLSPALTAVGLLLFVPLLFIVVYSFWLRTASGADQVGFYLDNWNEALTDPFYRDILLSTLRIAAITTFACALMGYPAAYFIARSRGNKALLLLLLMLPFWISYIIRTMSWINILGVSGVINWVLLNLGIVSEPVQMLYNEPTVILGLVHFLLPFMVLNVYVALEGIDVSLEDAACSLGSTRWQAFREVTLPLSLPGLAAGGLLCFVLSAGTYITPLVLGGPTDAMFANLVFEAIITQLNWPLGSALSLMLLAVLGTLVLIYNHYLGMGQLMKGLG, encoded by the coding sequence ATGAGCGTCGAAGCGCGAGAACGACGGCAACCGTGGATCCTGTTGTCACCTGCCTTGACGGCGGTGGGACTGCTGCTCTTCGTGCCGCTGCTGTTCATCGTCGTCTATTCGTTCTGGCTGCGCACCGCATCCGGCGCCGATCAGGTCGGCTTTTATCTCGACAACTGGAATGAAGCGCTGACCGACCCGTTTTACCGGGACATCCTGCTCAGCACGCTCAGGATCGCCGCGATCACCACCTTCGCCTGCGCGCTCATGGGATATCCGGCCGCCTATTTCATCGCCCGTTCGCGCGGCAACAAGGCGCTGCTGCTCCTTCTGCTGATGCTGCCGTTCTGGATCAGCTACATCATCCGTACCATGTCGTGGATCAACATTCTGGGCGTCTCCGGCGTCATCAACTGGGTGCTTCTCAATCTCGGCATCGTCTCCGAGCCGGTGCAGATGCTCTACAATGAGCCGACGGTCATTCTCGGCCTCGTGCACTTCCTGCTGCCCTTCATGGTGCTGAACGTCTATGTCGCCCTTGAAGGCATCGACGTGTCGCTGGAAGATGCCGCCTGCTCGCTTGGCTCGACCCGCTGGCAGGCCTTCCGCGAAGTCACGCTGCCGCTGTCCCTGCCGGGCCTTGCCGCAGGCGGCCTGCTCTGTTTCGTCCTGAGCGCGGGAACCTACATCACGCCGCTGGTGCTTGGCGGTCCGACCGACGCAATGTTCGCCAATCTCGTCTTCGAGGCGATCATCACGCAGCTCAACTGGCCGCTCGGCTCGGCACTCTCCCTCATGCTGCTCGCCGTCCTGGGCACGCTGGTGCTGATCTACAATCACTACCTCGGCATGGGCCAACTGATGAAGGGATTGGGCTGA
- a CDS encoding LysR family transcriptional regulator, with protein sequence MKPMIETLRPIQAERLARELDWNLLRTFIVLAQSGSVTRAADKLRLKQPTVSSALKRLEDRLGRKLIHRKPGQFELTEAGDLLFREAIEIQGAILRLGTLMRDVTDEVRGHVEIAMASHVVSPLFDDTLREFHERHPAATLSINVSASKDALEAVTARRASMAVCLVRDRNPKLEYLRLFREFFGLFCGPPHPLFGRTGLTKADLAGQSAVSFVTDRLEDALRPVTLMRAEADLEDRVVGTSANLEEVRRMIIAGLGVGPLPAHVVKRDVRDGLLWQLPPYENLPEIAVHVVWNPKAKTNRAESALLDMLLTKIRETPIEQRTYL encoded by the coding sequence ATGAAACCTATGATCGAGACGCTCCGCCCGATCCAGGCCGAACGCCTGGCCCGTGAGCTGGACTGGAACCTGCTCAGAACCTTCATCGTGCTCGCGCAATCCGGCAGTGTCACACGCGCGGCCGACAAGCTGCGCCTCAAGCAACCGACGGTCTCCAGCGCGCTCAAACGGCTCGAGGACCGGCTCGGCCGCAAGCTGATCCACCGCAAGCCCGGGCAGTTCGAACTGACGGAAGCCGGCGATCTTCTCTTCAGGGAAGCTATCGAGATACAGGGCGCCATCCTCAGGCTCGGCACGCTGATGCGCGACGTCACCGACGAGGTGCGCGGCCATGTCGAGATTGCCATGGCCAGCCACGTGGTCAGTCCGCTCTTCGACGACACCTTGCGCGAATTTCACGAACGGCATCCTGCGGCAACGCTTTCCATCAACGTTTCCGCCAGCAAGGATGCCCTGGAAGCGGTGACGGCCCGCCGTGCCTCAATGGCCGTCTGCCTGGTGCGCGACCGCAATCCGAAGCTGGAATATCTGCGCCTGTTCCGAGAGTTCTTCGGCCTGTTCTGCGGCCCGCCTCACCCGCTGTTCGGCAGGACGGGACTGACAAAGGCGGATCTTGCCGGACAGTCGGCGGTCAGTTTCGTCACCGACCGGCTGGAAGATGCCCTGAGGCCGGTGACACTGATGCGTGCGGAGGCGGATCTGGAAGACCGCGTGGTCGGCACCTCCGCGAACCTGGAAGAAGTCCGGCGCATGATCATCGCCGGGCTCGGCGTCGGGCCGCTGCCCGCACACGTGGTCAAGCGGGATGTCCGGGACGGCCTTCTGTGGCAACTGCCGCCCTATGAGAACCTGCCGGAAATCGCGGTGCACGTGGTCTGGAACCCCAAGGCCAAGACGAACCGTGCGGAAAGCGCGCTCCTGGACATGCTCCTGACCAAGATCCGCGAAACGCCCATCGAGCAGCGGACCTATTTGTGA